One segment of Carya illinoinensis cultivar Pawnee chromosome 1, C.illinoinensisPawnee_v1, whole genome shotgun sequence DNA contains the following:
- the LOC122282721 gene encoding nuclear pore complex protein NUP50A-like → MGDAENALPPSKKRAAGRELNKDNAGLDDEEDAPEPETGSFKRASEGVLATRRIVKVRRNQTTSAPSSNPFATIHLVPPPEFNATSSVTSVAQAAGEEKVSDEVDEKDEENKQSESKTDEAEDESPAHEVNAVEKESSNIGIEAAEHDEQPAKEEKSENEDKKDNKRETVNSGVEGTPLRSFQQLSSSQNAFTGLAGTGISTSTFSFGSISMDGSRPGTASVSLFGGGNDKPFSLSLSNNGSSSIFGTSGASTVAKTEQTGFPSMQEIVVETGEEHEEVVFTADSMLFEFIDGGWKERGKGELKVNVSTTETERARLVMRARGNYRLIMNASLYPDMKLTNMEKKGITFACINSASEGKDGLTTFALKFKDGSIVEEFRAAVSAHKGKASTVLKTPENSPKASDD, encoded by the coding sequence ATGGGGGATGCCGAAAATGCTCTTCCACCTTCAAAGAAGAGGGCCGCTGGAAGGGAACTCAATAAAGATAATGCTGGTCttgatgatgaagaagatgcTCCTGAACCAGAGACTGGATCTTTCAAGAGGGCCAGCGAGGGGGTGCTGGCAACCAGAAGAATTGTCAAAGTTCGTCGAAACCAGACCACATCAGCCCCCTCATCCAATCCATTTGCTACGATCCACTTAGTCCCTCCTCCAGAGTTCAATGCAACCTCGTCTGTTACGAGTGTTGCACAGGCTGCTGGTGAGGAGAAAGTTTCAGATGAGGTAGATgaaaaagatgaggaaaataagCAGTCAGAGAGCAAAACTGATGAGGCAGAGGATGAATCTCCAGCGCATGAGGTGAATGCTGTGGAGAAGGAGAGCAGTAATATTGGAATTGAGGCAGCCGAACATGATGAACAACCTGCAAAAGAAGAGAAGTCCGAAAATGAAGACAAGAAAGATAACAAAAGGGAAACTGTGAATTCAGGTGTGGAAGGTACCCCTTTGCGCTCATTCCAACAACTTTCAAGCAGCCAAAATGCCTTCACTGGTCTTGCTGGAACTGGAATTTCCACTTCTACCTTTTCCTTTGGTTCTATTTCGATGGATGGGTCTAGACCTGGCACTGCTTCTGTGTCTCTTTTTGGAGGGGGAAATGATAAGCCTTTCAGTCTGAGTCTCTCTAATAATGGAAGTTCTTCAATTTTTGGCACTTCAGGGGCTTCTACTGTTGCTAAGACTGAGCAAACTGGCTTCCCATCAATGCAGGAGATTGTGGTCGAGACTGGGGAAGAACATGAGGAAGTGGTTTTCACTGCCGATTCAatgttgtttgaatttattGATGGAGGTTGGAAGGAACGTGGGAAGGGAGAACTAAAAGTGAATGTCTCCACAACTGAGACGGAAAGAGCCCGACTTGTTATGCGAGCCAGAGGAAATTATAGGTTAATTATGAATGCCAGTCTTTACCCAGACATGAAGCTCACAAATATGGAGAAGAAAGGCATCACCTTTGCCTGCATTAATAGTGCTAGTGAAGGGAAGGATGGCCTCACAACATTTGCTTTGAAGTTCAAGGATGGTTCCATAGTGGAGGAGTTTCGTGCTGCTGTTTCTGCGCATAAAGGTAAGGCGTCTACAGTTCTGAAGACTCCAGAGAATTCTCCCAAGGCTTCTGATGATTGA
- the LOC122282694 gene encoding protein MLN51 homolog, translating to MAAASEEEVEYESDPEEVKRSLAMRRREASDDEEGEGEGREKPRVDRSFGTHSDESDGQGGVADYEDEEELDEEEEEDLEDEEEVELDGDGGEEEEAVYRDGGVEGKARVGGRIDSIVAVVNLNEADGDERRSMDELAEVQAEDRAEGEEEKKENEPFAVPTAGAFYMHDDRFRDNAGGRHRRTRGGRRLWESKDDRKWGHDKFEEMTSQERHYEEGRRNFKGPYRGRGKNRGIHQGYPRGSRPKAYNDQSQTPKSVRGRGPRRYTPTFKDKSQAPPAENKRSGKPLEKTSHTNSGRAFMPVSSVESEPVPVRRQVFASSLNSASPPFYPSGSSNKDITLMQKTDLQAGSSNRSLHPAVMDDGSSITQTNASLRGKNITESVGMDKLYIDESINPGAGKPLANLQMPLSGSSLVSTTQSPPTKGRGLAGQMNYQPALPQNQVNRVPPSTQFHAVQRGPAQSRGQPPVQAPAQHANQRPGSGSQASSPPKVGLSINSYEPEEAESFSESNSSKGALVGKGKGNTQRTGMGSVMYSGTQVMGATGSMAVSHGDQNFTTTPTFLPVMQFGGQHPGGIPAVGMAFPGYVAQPQLGLGNSEVTWLPVLGASGALGTTYPYITVDGAYHQHPSGQTSSMGASSKENNLNKPNKEWKPSQRPELGNDEFGQRHNKPRRYSEMNFGQ from the exons ATGGCTGCGGCGAGTGAAGAAGAGGTTGAGTATGAGAGCGATCCAGAGGAAGTGAAGAGATCGTTGGCTATGCGGAGGCGGGAAGCAAGTGATGATGAGGAAGGCGAAGGAGAAGGGAGAGAGAAGCCGAGGGTGGACCGGAGCTTTGGGACTCATTCCGACGAATCGGACGGTCAGGGTGGGGTGGCGGATTACGAGGATGAGGAAGAgttggatgaagaagaagaggaagacttagaagatgaagaagaggttgAGCTAGATGGGGATGgaggtgaagaagaagaagcggtTTATAGGGACGGAGGCGTTGAGGGAAAGGCACGTGTTGGTGGTAGGATCGACTCAATAGTTGCAGTGGTGAATTTAAATGAAGCGGATGGTGATGAAAGGAGGTCTATGGATGAGTTGGCAGAGGTGCAAGCAGAGGATCGGGCTGAgggggaggaggagaagaaggagaATGAGCCCTTTGCGGTTCCCACCGCTGGGGCTTTCTATATGCACGATGATCGGTTTAGGGACAATGCTGGTGGTAGACACAG GCGCACACGTGGTGGAAGGAGGTTGTGGGAGTCCAAAGATGACCGGAAATGGGGGCATGACAAGTTTGAGGAAATGACTTCGCAGGAAAGGCATTATGAAGAG GGTCGGAGAAATTTTAAGGGTCCATATCGAGGTCGTGGTAAAAATCGAGGTATTCATCAAGGGTATCCAAGAGGGAGTAGGCCTAAAGCATATAACGACCAAAGCCAGACACCTAAGAGTGTGAGAGGACGGGGGCCCAGACGATATACCCCTACCTTTAAAGACAAAAGTCAGGCACCGCCAGCTGAAAACAAACG GTCTGGGAAGCCTCTTGAGAAAACTTCACATACAAATTCTGGGAGAGCTTTCATGCCCGTGTCAAGTGTGGAATCTGAACCTGTTCCTGTTAGGAGACAAGTGTTTGCATCAAGCTTGAATTCTGCTTCTCCTCCATTTTATCCTTCTGGCTCTTCCAATAAAGACATCACTCTGATGCAGAAAACAGATTTACAAGCTGGTAGTTCCAACAGAAGTCTTCACCCAGCCGTTATGGATGATGGTTCTTCAATCACACAAACCAATGCATCTCTCCGCGGGAAGAACATAACTGAATCTGTCGGCATGGACAAGCTTTATATTGACGAGTCCATCAATCCAGGTGCTGGGAAGCCTTTGGCTAATCTGCAAATGCCACTTTCGGGATCCTCCTTAGTCAGTACTACACAATCTCCTCCAACTAAGGGAAGGGGTTTAGCAGGACAGATGAATTATCAACCGGCTCTACCTCAGAACCAAGTCAATAGAGTTCCCCCTTCAACGCAATTCCATGCAGTTCAGAGAGGTCCTGCTCAAAGCAGAGGTCAGCCTCCTGTGCAAGCTCCTGCACAACATGCAAACCAGCGTCCTGGTAGTGGTTCTCAAGCTTCCTCCCCTCCAAAAGTGGGTCTTTCAATAAATTCTTATGAACCTGAGGAGGCCGAATCCTTTTCAGAATCAAATAGCTCTAAAGGTGCATTGGTTGGAAAGGGAAAAGGCAATACTCAACGTACTGGGATGGGATCTGTTATGTACAGTGGCACTCAGGTTATGGGAGCTACTGGTAGCATGGCTGTTAGTCATGGAGATCAAAACTTTACCACAACTCCCACGTTCCTGCCAG TGATGCAATTTGGAGGCCAGCATCCTGGTGGTATTCCTGCTGTTGGTATGGCGTTCCCTGGTTATGTTGCTCAGCCACAACTTGGATTGGGAAATTCTGAGGTGACATG GCTACCAGTATTGGGTGCTTCAGGAGCTCTAGGGACCACATATCCCTATATTACTGTTGATGGCGCTTATCACCAACACCCATCGGGGCAGACATCTTCAATGGGTGCCTCAAG caaagaaaataatttgaacAAACCTAATAAGGAATGGAAGCCTTCACAGAGGCCTG AACTTGGGAATGATGAATTCGGGCAGCGACACAATAAGCCTCGCAG ATACTCAGAAATGAACTTTGGCCAGTGA
- the LOC122282735 gene encoding uncharacterized protein LOC122282735 isoform X2 produces MEESSNRGDFRQSPLKSGGSLKSTLSGRLTPRSSPSFRRLNSSRTPRREGRGVGGGIQWFRSNRLVYWLLLITLWAYLAFYVQSRWAHSDNKEAFLGFGNKPSNFDQNLDTEQNLQRDLIVKDNGLAFNNGTNKSHDEDIKTADVVLRKKGNVVSSNRSRKSKKRSKRAGRSLHGKVHGKQKTVVGIEGNDLEDQEPEIPKKNSSYGLLVGPFGLTEDRTLEWSPEKRSGTCNRKGDFARLVWSRRFILIFHELSMTGAPISMMELATELLSCGATVSAVVLSKKGGLMSELTRRKIKVLDDRADLSFKTAMKADLVIAGSAVCASWIEQYISHFPAGASQVGWWIMENRREYFDRAKVVLNRVKMLIFLSESQSRQWLNWCEEENIKLRSQPALVPLSVNDELAFVAGIACSLNTPSFSTKKMQEKRQLLRDSVRKEMGLTDNDMLLMSLSSINPGKGQFLLLESARLLIEQESLDNASNIKNPVNIGQDQYNLAKRHHIRALFQHLNDVGVSSNELPASNESFFRLKLSKRKSLQSHGLFTSVNDTDAVNFYISQGTKKMLSDSRGTQEHALKILIGSVGSKSNKVLYVKRLLEFLSHHSNLSKSVLWTPATTHVASLYSAADVYVINSQGLGETFGRVTIEAMAFGLPTFR; encoded by the exons ATGGAGGAAAGCAGCAACAGAGGGGATTTTAGACAGTCACCATTGAAATCAGGTGGCAGTTTGAAGTCTACATTGTCAGGAAGGTTGACTCCCAGGAGTTCTCCTTCATTTCGTAGATTGAACTCTAGCCGAACTCCACGAAGAGAAGGTAGAGGTGTTGGAGGTGGTATACAATGGTTTCGAAGCAATCGTTTGGTGTATTGGTTGCTACTGATTACTCTCTGGGCTTATCTTGCATTTTATGTTCAGTCCAGGTGGGCTCACAGTGATAACAAGGAGGCATTTTTGGGTTTTGGAAATAAGCCAAGCAATTTTGATCAGAATTTAGACACAGAGCAGAATCTGCAAAGGGATTTGATTGTCAAAGACAATGGCTTGGCATTCAATAATGGGACTAATAAAAGTCATGATGAAGATATTAAAACAGCAGATGTGGTTTTGCGCAAAAAGGGAAATGTTGTTTCATCAAATAGAAGTAGAAAATCAAAGAAGAGAAGTAAAAGAGCAGGACGTAGTTTGCATGGTAAAGTGCATGGTAAACAAAAGACTGTGGTGGGCATTGAAGGCAATGACTTGGAGGATCAGGAACCAGAAATTCCAAAGAAGAATTCTTCTTATGGGTTGCTTGTTGGTCCATTTGGCTTGACAGAGGATAGAACTTTAGAATGGAGTCCTGAGAAGCGTTCTGGAACCTGTAACAGGAAGGGAGACTTTGCACGCCTTGTTTGGTCTAGAAGGTTTATTTTGATATTCCATGAACTTTCAATGACTGGGGCTCCAATTTCAATGATGGAATTGGCAACAGAGCTTCTAAGCTGCGGAGCTACGGTTTCTGCTGTAGTTCTTAGTAAGAAGGGTGGGTTGATGTCAGAACTTACTAGGAGAAAAATCAAGGTGCTTGATGACAGAGCAGACCTCAGCTTCAAAACAGCCATGAAGGCAGATCTTGTCATAGCTGGATCGGCAGTTTGTGCATCATGGATTG AACaatatatttctcattttccaGCTGGTGCCAGCCAAGTTGGTTGGTGGATAATGGAAAACCGACGAGAGTACTTTGATCGGGCAAAAGTTGTCCTTAACCGAGTCAAAATGCTGATTTTTCTGTCTGAATCACAGTCTAGACAATGGCTAAACTGGTGCGAAGAAGAGAATATTAAACTGAGATCTCAACCAGCACTTGTTCCTCTCTCTGTTAATGATGAACTGGCTTTTGTTGCTGGCATTGCATGTTCACTTAATACTCCATCTTTCAGCACCAAGAAGATGCAAGAGAAAAGGCAGTTGTTGCGAGATTCAGTCAGAAAGGAGATGGGGTTGACAGATAATGATATGCTTCTTATGTCTCTGAGTAGTATTAATCCTGGAAAAGGCCAGTTCTTGCTTCTTGAATCAGCACGTTTGCTGATTGAACAAGAATCTTTGGACAATGCTTCTAATATTAAAAATCCAGTCAATATAGGCCAAGACCAATATAACTTAGCTAAAAGGCATCATATAAGAGCTCTGTTTCAACATTTGAATGATGTTGGAGTGTCCTCAAATGAATTACCTGCTTCAAATGAGTCCTTTTTCAGGTTGAAGTTATCCAAGAGGAAAAGCTTGCAGTCACATGGTCTCTTCACCTCTGTTAATGACACAGATGCTGTGAACTTTTACATCTCCCAAGGAACAAAGAAAATGTTGTCTGACAGTAGAGGAACACAGGAACATGCACTTAAAATTCTTATTGGGTCTGTTGGATCTAAGAGCAATAAGGTGCTTTATGTCAAAAGACTTCTAGAATTTTTATCCCATCATTCAAACTTGTCAAAGTCAGTGCTCTGGACTCCAGCAACCACACATGTAGCATCACTTTACTCTGCAGCAGATGTTTACGTCATAAACTCCCAG GGATTGGGAGAAACATTCGGGAGAGTGACAATTGAAGCAATGGCATTTGGTCTTCCG ACATTTAGGTGA
- the LOC122282735 gene encoding uncharacterized protein LOC122282735 isoform X1, whose product MEESSNRGDFRQSPLKSGGSLKSTLSGRLTPRSSPSFRRLNSSRTPRREGRGVGGGIQWFRSNRLVYWLLLITLWAYLAFYVQSRWAHSDNKEAFLGFGNKPSNFDQNLDTEQNLQRDLIVKDNGLAFNNGTNKSHDEDIKTADVVLRKKGNVVSSNRSRKSKKRSKRAGRSLHGKVHGKQKTVVGIEGNDLEDQEPEIPKKNSSYGLLVGPFGLTEDRTLEWSPEKRSGTCNRKGDFARLVWSRRFILIFHELSMTGAPISMMELATELLSCGATVSAVVLSKKGGLMSELTRRKIKVLDDRADLSFKTAMKADLVIAGSAVCASWIEQYISHFPAGASQVGWWIMENRREYFDRAKVVLNRVKMLIFLSESQSRQWLNWCEEENIKLRSQPALVPLSVNDELAFVAGIACSLNTPSFSTKKMQEKRQLLRDSVRKEMGLTDNDMLLMSLSSINPGKGQFLLLESARLLIEQESLDNASNIKNPVNIGQDQYNLAKRHHIRALFQHLNDVGVSSNELPASNESFFRLKLSKRKSLQSHGLFTSVNDTDAVNFYISQGTKKMLSDSRGTQEHALKILIGSVGSKSNKVLYVKRLLEFLSHHSNLSKSVLWTPATTHVASLYSAADVYVINSQGLGETFGRVTIEAMAFGLPVLGTDAGGTKEIVDHNLTGLLHPPGRPGTQALARNLRFLLENPLAREQMGKEGRKKVERMYLKRHMYKRFVEVLVNCLKTK is encoded by the exons ATGGAGGAAAGCAGCAACAGAGGGGATTTTAGACAGTCACCATTGAAATCAGGTGGCAGTTTGAAGTCTACATTGTCAGGAAGGTTGACTCCCAGGAGTTCTCCTTCATTTCGTAGATTGAACTCTAGCCGAACTCCACGAAGAGAAGGTAGAGGTGTTGGAGGTGGTATACAATGGTTTCGAAGCAATCGTTTGGTGTATTGGTTGCTACTGATTACTCTCTGGGCTTATCTTGCATTTTATGTTCAGTCCAGGTGGGCTCACAGTGATAACAAGGAGGCATTTTTGGGTTTTGGAAATAAGCCAAGCAATTTTGATCAGAATTTAGACACAGAGCAGAATCTGCAAAGGGATTTGATTGTCAAAGACAATGGCTTGGCATTCAATAATGGGACTAATAAAAGTCATGATGAAGATATTAAAACAGCAGATGTGGTTTTGCGCAAAAAGGGAAATGTTGTTTCATCAAATAGAAGTAGAAAATCAAAGAAGAGAAGTAAAAGAGCAGGACGTAGTTTGCATGGTAAAGTGCATGGTAAACAAAAGACTGTGGTGGGCATTGAAGGCAATGACTTGGAGGATCAGGAACCAGAAATTCCAAAGAAGAATTCTTCTTATGGGTTGCTTGTTGGTCCATTTGGCTTGACAGAGGATAGAACTTTAGAATGGAGTCCTGAGAAGCGTTCTGGAACCTGTAACAGGAAGGGAGACTTTGCACGCCTTGTTTGGTCTAGAAGGTTTATTTTGATATTCCATGAACTTTCAATGACTGGGGCTCCAATTTCAATGATGGAATTGGCAACAGAGCTTCTAAGCTGCGGAGCTACGGTTTCTGCTGTAGTTCTTAGTAAGAAGGGTGGGTTGATGTCAGAACTTACTAGGAGAAAAATCAAGGTGCTTGATGACAGAGCAGACCTCAGCTTCAAAACAGCCATGAAGGCAGATCTTGTCATAGCTGGATCGGCAGTTTGTGCATCATGGATTG AACaatatatttctcattttccaGCTGGTGCCAGCCAAGTTGGTTGGTGGATAATGGAAAACCGACGAGAGTACTTTGATCGGGCAAAAGTTGTCCTTAACCGAGTCAAAATGCTGATTTTTCTGTCTGAATCACAGTCTAGACAATGGCTAAACTGGTGCGAAGAAGAGAATATTAAACTGAGATCTCAACCAGCACTTGTTCCTCTCTCTGTTAATGATGAACTGGCTTTTGTTGCTGGCATTGCATGTTCACTTAATACTCCATCTTTCAGCACCAAGAAGATGCAAGAGAAAAGGCAGTTGTTGCGAGATTCAGTCAGAAAGGAGATGGGGTTGACAGATAATGATATGCTTCTTATGTCTCTGAGTAGTATTAATCCTGGAAAAGGCCAGTTCTTGCTTCTTGAATCAGCACGTTTGCTGATTGAACAAGAATCTTTGGACAATGCTTCTAATATTAAAAATCCAGTCAATATAGGCCAAGACCAATATAACTTAGCTAAAAGGCATCATATAAGAGCTCTGTTTCAACATTTGAATGATGTTGGAGTGTCCTCAAATGAATTACCTGCTTCAAATGAGTCCTTTTTCAGGTTGAAGTTATCCAAGAGGAAAAGCTTGCAGTCACATGGTCTCTTCACCTCTGTTAATGACACAGATGCTGTGAACTTTTACATCTCCCAAGGAACAAAGAAAATGTTGTCTGACAGTAGAGGAACACAGGAACATGCACTTAAAATTCTTATTGGGTCTGTTGGATCTAAGAGCAATAAGGTGCTTTATGTCAAAAGACTTCTAGAATTTTTATCCCATCATTCAAACTTGTCAAAGTCAGTGCTCTGGACTCCAGCAACCACACATGTAGCATCACTTTACTCTGCAGCAGATGTTTACGTCATAAACTCCCAG GGATTGGGAGAAACATTCGGGAGAGTGACAATTGAAGCAATGGCATTTGGTCTTCCG GTGCTTGGAACAGACGCCGGGGGCACAAAAGAGATCGTTGACCACAACTTAACGGGCCTTCTTCATCCTCCGGGGCGTCCAGGAACTCAGGCCCTTGCTCGAAATCTCCGGTTTTTGCTGGAAAATCCATTGGCAAGGGAGCAAATggggaaggaaggaaggaagaaagTAGAGAGAATGTACTTGAAGCGGCACATGTACAAGAGATTTGTAGAGGTTCTCGTCAATTGCCTGAAAACCAAATAA
- the LOC122282760 gene encoding F-box/kelch-repeat protein At1g80440-like, with translation MTELVSVLPDDIVRDCLARVSYEGFPTIASVCKDWMAEIQLPEFHRLRKDAGHAQKLIVMAQARVEPNLMTSGVIKCSVHHPVHRLTICEPETGVWRELPLAPEMSSGLPMFCRLAGTGSYLVVMGGWDPVTWTVSNSVFVYNFLTATWRRGADMPGRPRTFFGCASDSERRMVYVAGGHDENKVALRSAMAYDVDEDEWVMLPDMAGDRDECKAIFHAGKFRIIGGYCTEMQGRFERTAEEFDVSTWCWNHIEEDFLEAGKCPRTCAGGDDGAVYMCRGADVVANKSAKWQVVGKLPAEVCNIAYTWMWQGKLLVIGSAGLGQSHVGYMLDLKCYAWTKVQTPENYSGHVQAGCYLEI, from the coding sequence ATGACGGAACTGGTTTCAGTTCTTCCCGACGATATTGTCCGCGATTGTCTTGCTCGTGTTTCTTACGAGGGTTTCCCGACTATCGCATCAGTGTGTAAAGATTGGATGGCCGAGATTCAGCTTCCGGAGTTTCACCGGCTACGGAAGGACGCTGGCCATGCTCAGAAACTTATTGTCATGGCCCAAGCTCGGGTCGAACCCAATCTCATGACGTCCGGCGTAATAAAGTGTTCGGTTCATCACCCGGTTCACCGCCTTACTATATGCGAACCGGAAACCGGTGTTTGGAGGGAGCTGCCGTTGGCGCCCGAGATGTCTTCCGGATTACCGATGTTTTGCCGCTTGGCCGGAACGGGGTCGTATTTGGTGGTGATGGGTGGATGGGATCCGGTGACGTGGACTGTCTCCAATTCGGTGTTCGTCTATAATTTCCTGACTGCCACTTGGCGGCGCGGGGCGGATATGCCGGGTAGGCCCAGAACGTTCTTTGGGTGCGCATCGGATTCGGAACGACGGATGGTTTATGTCGCCGGTGGACATGACGAAAACAAGGTAGCGCTGAGATCCGCTATGGCGTATGACGTGGACGAAGACGAGTGGGTCATGTTACCTGACATGGCAGGAGATCGCGACGAGTGCAAGGCGATATTCCACGCTGGCAAGTTCCGCATCATCGGTGGCTACTGCACAGAGATGCAAGGCAGGTTCGAGAGAACTGCCGAAGAGTTCGATGTCTCCACGTGGTGTTGGAATCATATAGAGGAGGACTTCTTAGAAGCTGGCAAGTGTCCACGCACTTGTGCCGGAGGCGACGACGGGGCAGTTTACATGTGTAGGGGAGCTGATGTGGTGGCGAATAAAAGTGCCAAATGGCAAGTGGTGGGCAAGCTACCTGCTGAGGTGTGCAATATCGCTTACACGTGGATGTGGCAGGGAAAGTTATTGGTGATTGGTTCTGCTGGGTTGGGCCAATCCCACGTGGGTTACATGCTGGATTTGAAATGTTATGCATGGACGAAAGTACAGACCCCTGAGAACTACTCCGGACATGTTCAAGCTGGGTGTTATTTGGAGATTTAA
- the LOC122282767 gene encoding F-box/kelch-repeat protein At1g80440-like produces the protein MTELVSVLPDDIVRDCLARVSYEGFPTIASVCKDWMAEIQLPEFHRLRKDAGHAQKLIVMAQARVEPNLMTSGVIKCSVHHPVHRLTICEPETGVWRELPLAPEMSAGLPMFCRLAGTGSYLVVMGGWDPVTWTVSNSVFVYNFLTATWRRGADMPGRPRTFFGCASDSERRMVYVAGGHDENKVALRSAMAYDVDEDEWVMLPDMARDRDECKAIFHAGKFRIIGGYCTEMQGRFERTAEEFDVSTWCWNHIEEDFLEAGKCPRTCAGGDDGAVYMCRGADVVANKSAKWQVVGKLPAEVCNVAYTWMWQGKFLVIGSAGFGRSHVGYILDLKCYSWRKVQTPENYSGHVQAGCYFEI, from the coding sequence ATGACGGAATTGGTTTCAGTTCTTCCCGACGATATTGTCCGCGATTGTCTTGCTCGTGTTTCTTACGAGGGTTTCCCGACTATCGCATCAGTGTGTAAAGATTGGATGGCCGAGATTCAGCTTCCGGAGTTTCACCGGCTACGGAAGGACGCTGGCCATGCTCAGAAACTCATTGTCATGGCCCAAGCTCGGGTCGAACCCAATCTCATGACTTCCGGCGTAATAAAGTGTTCGGTTCATCACCCGGTTCACCGCCTTACTATATGCGAACCGGAAACCGGTGTTTGGAGGGAGCTGCCGTTGGCGCCCGAGATGTCTGCCGGATTACCGATGTTTTGCCGCTTGGCTGGAACGGGGTCGTATTTGGTGGTGATGGGTGGATGGGATCCGGTGACGTGGACTGTCTCCAATTCGGTGTTCGTCTATAATTTCCTGACTGCCACTTGGCGGCGCGGGGCGGATATGCCGGGTAGGCCCAGAACGTTCTTTGGGTGCGCATCGGATTCGGAACGACGGATGGTTTATGTCGCCGGTGGACATGACGAAAACAAGGTAGCGCTGAGATCCGCTATGGCGTATGACGTGGACGAAGACGAGTGGGTCATGTTACCTGACATGGCAAGAGATCGCGACGAGTGCAAGGCGATATTCCACGCTGGCAAGTTCCGCATCATCGGTGGCTACTGCACAGAGATGCAAGGCAGGTTCGAGAGAACGGCCGAAGAATTCGATGTCTCCACGTGGTGTTGGAATCATATAGAGGAGGACTTCTTAGAAGCTGGCAAGTGTCCACGCACTTGTGCCGGAGGCGACGACGGGGCAGTTTACATGTGTAGGGGAGCTGATGTGGTGGCGAATAAAAGTGCCAAATGGCAAGTGGTGGGCAAGCTACCTGCTGAGGTGTGCAATGTCGCTTACACGTGGATGTGGCAGGGAAAGTTTTTGGTGATTGGTTCTGCAGGGTTTGGCCGATCCCACGTGGGTTACATCCTGGATTTGAAATGTTATTCATGGAGGAAAGTACAGACCCCTGAGAACTACTCCGGACATGTTCAAGCTGGgtgttattttgagatttaa